From Cucumis melo cultivar AY chromosome 1, USDA_Cmelo_AY_1.0, whole genome shotgun sequence, a single genomic window includes:
- the LOC103492719 gene encoding pentatricopeptide repeat-containing protein At2g22410, mitochondrial-like has translation MKPFFSSIQNPSHISIFPLNLAVKILHSFRPLSTSSSAGKPKWNSLSNVFISNPTLLILQSCSSMFQLKQIQAHMTCTGLMSQIFPASRLLAFCALSDSGDIHYAHLIFDQTEHPNCFFWNTMIKGYCQANYPSLGFSFFRQMIRNRAEFDCGSFVFALKACGQFAEKIVGMAVHSVIWKLGFDSELLVRNGLIQNYVETGCLGFARQVFDESSIKDVVTWTTMINGYARSNWLDEAIALFNSMLSSDVEPNEVTMIALLSACSQKGDSVMGKTLHEHIRGKGITCSVNLLNAMLDMYVKCGCLTTAREIFNNMERRDVFSWTSLLNGYAKNGDLGSARKLFDEMPERNIVSWNAMIAGYSQNSQPMEALELFNNMVDVVGLVPTEDTLVCVLSACGQLGCFEMGEEIHRNHVNKIGIQVSLILKNAVMDMYAKCGSIDAAAKLFHSMPEKNLVSWNSMISAYASYGHAKKALTLFDQMKCSGLKPDHITFIGVLSACSYGGFVSEGQAHFESMESCFGVEPKREHYACMVDLLSGVGLLKEAYELISRMPMEASEGGWGALLDACRKHGNVEMAKLAGEKLLELDPEDSGIYSLLANICADGKKWNDVRMVRRMMRERGVKKVPGHSLIEIDGKFHEFLVADTSHTHSSEIYRVVNELLLLSSLIDFEPLENG, from the coding sequence AAAATCCTCCATTCATTCCGACCACTTTCTACATCAAGCTCAGCCGGAAAACCCAAATGGAATTCACTTTCCAACGTCTTCATTTCCAACCCAACTCTTCTAATCCTTCAATCATGCTCTTCCATGTTCCAATTAAAGCAAATTCAAGCCCACATGACTTGTACTGGCCTCATGAGCCAAATCTTCCCCGCCAGCCGCCTCCTCGCCTTTTGTGCGCTCTCCGATTCCGGTGACATTCACTATGCACATCTCATCTTCGATCAAACTGAACACCCCAATTGCTTTTTCTGGAATACGATGATCAAGGGTTATTGCCAAGCTAATTACCCTTCATTGGGGTTCTCATTCTTCCGGCAAATGATTCGAAATCGCGCTGAATTTGATTGTGGAAGCTTTGTTTTCGCTCTCAAGGCTTGCGGTCAATTTGCGGAGAAAATTGTGGGAATGGCGGTGCATTCTGTTATTTGGAAACTGGGGTTTGATTCTGAATTGTTGGTACGAAATGGATTGATTCAAAACTATGTTGAAACTGGGTGTCTTGGTTTTGCACGCCAAGTGTTCGATGAAAGTTCTATTAAGGATGTTGTTACATGGACGACGATGATCAATGGGTACGCAAGGAGCAATTGGTTGGATGAGGCTATAGCATTATTCAATTCGATGTTGTCGAGTGATGTCGAGCCGAATGAGGTTACTATGATTGCTTTGCTTTCTGCTTGCTCGCAGAAGGGAGATTCTGTAATGGGGAAGACTCTTCATGAACATATAAGAGGAAAGGGCATAACCTGTAGTGTTAATTTGCTCAATGCAATGTTGGATATGTATGTGAAATGTGGTTGTTTAACAACTGCAAGAGAGATTTTTAACAATATGGAAAGAAGGGATGTTTTTTCTTGGACTAGCTTGCTAAATGGATATGCTAAAAATGGAGACTTGGGATCAGCAAGGAAgctgtttgatgaaatgcctgAGAGAAATATTGTCTCTTGGAATGCAATGATAGCTGGTTATTCCCAAAACAGTCAGCCAATGGAAGCTTTGGAGCTATTTAACAACATGGTGGATGTTGTTGGGTTGGTTCCAACAGAGGATACTTTGGTCTGTGTACTTTCTGCTTGTGGCCAATTGGGATGCTTTGAAATGGGTGAAGAGATTCATCGCAACCATGTCAATAAAATAGGAATTCAAGTCAGTTTGATTCTTAAAAACGCAGTTATGGACATGTATGCCAAATGCGGAAGCATTGATGCAGCTGCAAAGCTCTTCCATTCCATGCCTGAGAAAAATCTGGTGTCTTGGAACTCCATGATTTCTGCATATGCATCTTATGGCCACGCCAAGAAAGCCCTCACTCTTTTCGACCAAATGAAATGCTCTGGACTTAAACCAGATCACATCACCTTCATTGGTGTCCTATCAGCTTGCAGTTATGGTGGTTTTGTTTCTGAAGGTCAGGCGCATTTCGAAAGCATGGAGAGCTGCTTtggggtagagccaaagagggaACACTACGCATGTATGGTGGATTTGCTTAGTGGAGTTGGGCTGTTGAAGGAAGCTTACGAACTGATATCGAGGATGCCAATGGAAGCAAGTGAAGGGGGTTGGGGGGCGTTGCTCGATGCTTGTAGGAAGCATGGGAATGTGGAAATGGCAAAGTTAGCAGGTGAGAAACTTCTTGAATTGGATCCAGAAGACAGTGGGATTTATAGTCTTTTGGCAAATATTTGTGCTGATGGAAAGAAATGGAACGATGTAAGAATGGTGAGAAGGATGATGAGAGAAAGAGGGGTGAAGAAGGTTCCTGGGCATAGCTTAATAGAGATTGATGGTAAGTTTCATGAATTCTTAGTTGCTGACACTTCTCATACTCATTCTTCAGAAATTTATAGAGTAGTAAATGAATTGCTTTTGTTGTCTAGTCTTATAGATTTTGAACCTCTAGAAAATGGTTAG
- the LOC103492720 gene encoding rho GTPase-activating protein 2 — translation MTGIVMVTRGGGCGGGGGANKMVKSGGGAKGSVTDDQNQLSVVDVLLTALRKSMVYCRVDRREDLISTVHQMEIGWPTNVRHIAHVTFDRFNGFLGLPVEFEVEIPSSVPSASASVFGVSAESMQCSTDSRGNSVPTILLLMQDRLYRQGGLKAEGIFRINPENSQEEQVRDKLNRGIIPENIDVHCLAGLIKAWFRELPSGVLDGLSPEEVLQCNTEEESVELVKQLKPTEAALLGWAVDLMADVVEEEDSNKMNARNIAMVFAPNMTQMSDPLTALMHAVQVMNLLKTLIMKTLREREEASSGGYSPMSSHSSDRQMHEDFDSQEDMDTGDESRGPNSDVENDVDDYNQSSEDGDEDEDEGSLSEIEDCFLRQLNETKSESCRSSTRQEADLDMELSPRSCSGFNVESSISFTDSKNENSCLSSTTSDGDDSRTSLHEDEGQSIHKEVLPMACKNFIDIQIDDKMREPVSSTSMVVDSNESV, via the exons atgacaggcATTGTAATGGTCACAAGAGGTGGCGGCTGTGGTGGCGGAGGTGGAGCCAACAAAATGGTCAAAAGCGGAGGAGGAGCCAAAGGTTCAGTTACTGATGACCAAAATCAACTCTCTGTAGTCGATGTTCTGTTGACGGCTTTAAGGAAATCCATGGTTTATTGCCGTGTTGATCGTCGGGAGGATCTCATTTCTACTGTTCATCAGATGGAAATTGGATGGCCGACAAATGTTCGACATATTGCCCATGTCACTTTTGACCGTTTCAATGGCTTTTTGGGACTTCCTGTTGAGTTTGAAGTTGAGATTCCCAGTTCTGTTCCCAGTGCCAG TGCCAGTGTGTTTGGAGTCTCAGCTGAATCAATGCAGTGCTCTACTGATTCAAGAGGAAATAGCGTACCAACAATACTTTTGCTTATGCAGGATCGATTGTACCGTCAAGGAGGTCTCAAG GCTGAAGGGATTTTTAGGATCAACCCGGAGAATAGCCAAGAGGAGCAAGTAAGGGACAAATTGAACAGGGGAATTATACCCGAAAACATTGATGTCCACTGCTTAGCTGGCCTAATTAAAGCTTGGTTTCGAGAGCTTCCGTCTGGAGTGCTTGATGGACTCTCTCCAGAGGAAGTTCTGCAATGTAACACCGAAGAGGAGTCGGTCGAGCTTGTTAAGCAGTTAAAGCCTACTGAGGCTGCCCTGCTGGGTTGGGCTGTGGATCTTATGGCTGATGTCGTTGAGGAAGAGGATTCCAACAAAATGAATGCAAGGAATATTGCTATGGTTTTTGCTCCAAACATGACTCAG ATGTCTGATCCATTGACGGCTCTAATGCATGCTGTTCAAGTGATGAACCTACTCAAAACACTGATTATGAAAACTTTACGTGAGCGGGAAGAGGCTTCTTCGGGAGGGTATTCGCCCATGTCATCTCATTCTTCCGATCGACAAATGCATGAAGATTTCGATAGTCAGGAAGACATGGATACCGGTGATGAATCGAGAGGACCAAACTCCGATGTTGAAAATGATGTCGATGATTACAATCAGAGCAGTGAAGATggagatgaagatgaagatgaggGGTCATTAAGTGAGATAGAGGACTGCTTCTTGAGGCAATTGAATGAAACAAAAAGTGAGTCTTGCAGGTCTTCAACTAGACAAGAAGCTGATTTAGACATGGAATTGAGTCCAAGAAGCTGCTCAGGATTTAATGTCGAGTCCAGTATATCGTTCACTGATAGTAAAAACGAAAACTCATGCCTTAGTAGTACTACTAGTGATGGAGACGATTCAAGGACGAGTTTGCATGAAGACGAGGGACAAAGCATTCACAAAGAAGTCCTCCCCATGGCATGTAAAAACTTCATTGATATTCAGATTGATGACAAAATGAGAGAACCCGTTTCGTCGACGTCCATGGTTGTTGATTCTAACGAATCAGTCTAA
- the LOC103492721 gene encoding histone H2A.Z-specific chaperone chz1 — MLSTSPLFFNFYPHHFVHNQGNHIEDISSYFLFEATGDSEADSSVDLESSSSASTTEFNDAESCTDDTPTMLCNNENEDDDDDGDGEEMVENDDDDHDNEEEEEVVESKAIGFSIKSNASIDSTKDDFKMLNEVDKNRLFWETCLAS; from the coding sequence ATGCTCTCAACTAGTCCTCTCTTCTTCAACTTCTATCCTCACCATTTTGTTCATAACCAAGGCAACCACATTGAGGATATTTCCTCTTATTTTCTCTTCGAGGCCACTGGGGACTCCGAGGCTGACTCCTCGGTCGACCTTGAGAGCTCGTCCTCCGCCTCCACGACGGAGTTCAACGACGCGGAATCATGCACCGATGACACTCCTACTATGTTATgtaataatgaaaatgaagatgatgatgatgatggagATGGAGAAGAGATGGTTGagaatgatgatgatgatcatgacaatgaagaagaagaagaagtagttGAAAGCAAGGCGATTGGATTTTCAATAAAGTCAAATGCTTCTATTGATTCAACTAAGGATGATTTCAAAATGTTGAATGAAGTTGATAAAAACAGGTTGTTTTGGGAGACTTGTTTGGCTTCAtag
- the LOC103492722 gene encoding RNA-binding protein BRN1 encodes MAEGSRGGERKESSNQEEEDSVKLFVGQVPKHMTEPQLLTMFQEFALVDEVNIIRDKTTRASRGCCFVICPSRQEADKAVNACHNKKTLPGASSPLQVKYADGELERLEHKLFIGMLPKNVSEDEVSGLFSQYGTIKDLQILRGSQQTSKGCAFLKYETKDQAVAALEAINGKCKMEGSSVPLVVKWADTEKERQARKAQKAQSQATNVLNADSQHPSLFGAMPLGYVPPYNGYGYQAPGSYGLMQYHLPPMQNQSGFPNMIPQLNQGNAMRGIPPDLGPGMATRNYAMPPASYSAYPGVPALQHPMAYPGGMMSPGVVSSSPGPGPFTGGKNSPTSSMGKGSGGQIEGPPGANLFIYHIPQEFGDRELANSFRAFGRVLSAKVFVDKTSGVSKCFGFVSYDSAEAAQSAISMMNGCQLGGKKLKVQLKRDNKQSKPY; translated from the exons ATGGCGGAAGGGAGTAGAGGAGGAGAGAGAAAGGAGAGTAGTAATCAGGAGGAAGAAGACAGCGTCAAACTCTTTGTTGGTCAAGTTCCAAAGCATATGACCGAACCTCAACTTCTCACAATGTTCCAAGAGTTTGCACTTGTGGATGAAGTCAACATCATCAGAGACAAAACCACTCGCGCCTCTAgag GTTGCTGTTTCGTGATTTGTCCTTCGAGGCAAGAGGCGGATAAGGCGGTCAATGCTTGCCATAACAAGAAAACTTTGCCTGGG GCTTCTAGTCCGTTGCAAGTTAAATATGCAGATGGCGAGCTGGAAAGACTAG AACACAAACTCTTTATTGGAATGCTTCCGAAAAATGTATCCGAAGATGAAGTTTCTGGTCTTTTCTCTCAGTATGGAACTATAAAAGACTTGCAAATATTAAGAGGTTCACAGCAGACAAGTAAAG GTTGTGCATTCTTGAAGTATGAGACGAAGGATCAAGCTGTTGCAGCACTTGAGGCAATTAACGGAAAGTGTAAAATGGAG GGATCCAGTGTCCCTTTGGTTGTTAAATGGGCCGACACAGAGAAGGAAAGGCAAGCTCGGAAAGCTCAGAAAGCTCAATCACAGGCCACTAATGTGCTTAATGCAGACTCCCAGCATCCTTCACTGTTTGGAGCCATGCCACTGGGTTATGTTCCACCATATAACGGCTATGGTTATCAG GCTCCTGGAAGTTATGGGCTTATGCAATATCACCTACCTCCAATGCAGAATCAATCTGGTTTTCCAAACATGATACCTCAATTAAACCAAGGTAATGCAATGCGCGGGATCCCGCCTGACCTTGGCCCAGGTATGGCCACTAGAAATTATGCCATGCCTCCTGCAAGTTACTCTGCCTATCCTGGAGTTCCAGCTCTTCAGCATCCCATGGCGTACCCTGGAGGAATGATGAGTCCAGGGGTTGTGAGCAGTTCACCTGGTCCAGGGCCATTCACTGGTGGCAAGAACTCTCCAACGTCTAGTATGGGTAAAGGGTCTGGCGGTCAGATTGAAG GTCCACCTGGTGCTAATCTTTTTATTTATCACATACCCCAAGAATTTGGAGATCGGGAGCTTGCTAACTCTTTTAGAGCATTTGGCCGAGTTTTGAGTGCTAAAGTATTTGTTGACAAAACATCTGGAGTTAGCAAATGTTTTG GGTTTGTTAGTTATGATTCTGCCGAGGCTGCTCAATCTGCAATAAGTATGATGAATGGATGCCAATTAGGtggaaagaaattaaaagtCCAGCTGAAGAGAGACAACAAACAGAGTAAACCATATTGA